In one window of Cololabis saira isolate AMF1-May2022 chromosome 23, fColSai1.1, whole genome shotgun sequence DNA:
- the tspan11 gene encoding tetraspanin-11, with the protein MAASAYKDDQGDFLTVGLKYLLFIFNFLFWVGGAAVLGVGVWTLVEKGDYLSLLSSSTFAVATYILIVAGSLVVVTGFLGCCAVIREQRSCLSAYFILLLFIFLIELVAGVLAYVYYQQLGDELKQNLNHTMTENYAQPRSDAVTSAVDRLQQEFKCCGSNSYQDWTVSVFVSSGQAEDRLVPDSCCKTITPHCGRRDHPSNIYKVEGGCVTKLVKFLADHLLIIGAVGIGVACLQICGIVLTCCLYRRINMDPY; encoded by the exons ATGGCGGCGTCGGCGTACAAAGACGACCAGGGCGACTTTCTGACCGTCGGCCTCAAATACCTGCTCTTTATTTTCAACTTCCTCTTTTGG GTGGGCGGAGCGGCCGTCCTGGGCGTGGGCGTGTGGACTCTGGTGGAGAAGGGCGACTACCTGAGCCTGCTGTCGTCCAGCACCTTCGCCGTGGCCACCTACATCCTGATCGTGGCCGGGAGTCTGGTGGTGGTGACGGGATTCCTGGGCTGCTGCGCCGTCATCCGGGAGCAGAGGAGCTGCCTGTCGGCC TATTTCATTTTGCTGCTGTTTATCTTCCTGATTGAGCTGGTGGCCGGAGTTCTGGCGTACGTTTACTACCAGCAG CTGGGCGACGAGCTGAAGCAGAATCTCAACCACACGATGACGGAGAACTACGCCCAGCCGCGGAGCGACGCCGTCACGTCGGCCGTGGACAGACTCCAGCAGGAA TTCAAGTGCTGCGGCAGCAACAGCTACCAGGACTGGACGGTGAGCGTGTTCGTGTCGTCGGGCCAGGCCGAGGACAGACTGGTACCAGACAGCTGCTGCAAGACCATCACCCCCCACTGTGGCCGCAGGGACCACCCGTCCAACATCTACAAGGTGGAG GGCGGCTGCGTCACCAAGCTGGTGAAGTTCCTAGCCGACCATCTATTGATCATCGGCGCCGTGGGGATTGGAGTGGCCTGTCTGCAG ATCTGTGGGATTGTTCTCACCTGCTGCTTGTACAGAAGGATCAACATGGACCCGTACTGA